From a region of the Helicobacter hepaticus ATCC 51449 genome:
- a CDS encoding AI-2E family transporter has product MRAITFFWLVFGVSAYMMYYVYAAYLMDILIALLLCIATYGLHNILSKYIKYPVICAFVSVSVLVLLFIVPLFSLMKTLITSVSELNPTAFGAFIEGSKAQILALFSSFPEIESRLRDVFNNISAPSILSYVFNFSSQLGKSSLGFIIDTGFIVVFLFFYFLYGKQAYEYIIELIPFENIQIANVLDEVTNVIKVVFYTSLLNIVLQGFAFGILIMFFGYDGVFFGMLYGLASIVPIVGGGLVWLPLAGYEFYLGNTHNALIIALYALIVCAVLIDNIIKPILIGIINKKVLKTSVKINELLIFFAILAGLTSFGFWGIILGPAVTALFISLLRIYRKQTAKESLTPHHQDKIGL; this is encoded by the coding sequence GTGAGAGCAATTACATTTTTTTGGCTTGTATTTGGAGTAAGCGCATATATGATGTATTACGTGTATGCAGCCTATTTAATGGATATTTTAATTGCTCTTTTGCTTTGTATCGCTACTTATGGATTGCATAACATTCTCTCAAAATATATCAAATACCCTGTGATATGTGCATTTGTGAGTGTGAGTGTATTAGTATTACTCTTTATTGTGCCTTTGTTCTCTTTGATGAAAACTCTTATAACCTCTGTATCTGAACTTAATCCTACTGCTTTTGGTGCATTTATTGAGGGTAGCAAAGCACAAATTCTCGCGCTCTTTAGCTCGTTTCCGGAGATAGAATCAAGATTGCGCGATGTATTTAATAATATATCTGCTCCATCAATTTTAAGCTATGTGTTTAATTTTAGCTCTCAACTTGGCAAATCAAGCTTGGGATTTATCATTGATACAGGCTTTATTGTTGTATTTTTATTTTTTTATTTTCTTTATGGCAAACAAGCCTATGAATATATTATTGAGCTTATTCCTTTTGAAAATATACAAATTGCAAATGTGCTTGATGAAGTAACAAATGTTATTAAAGTGGTTTTTTATACTTCGCTCCTAAACATCGTGCTTCAAGGCTTTGCTTTTGGTATATTGATTATGTTTTTTGGTTATGATGGAGTATTTTTTGGTATGCTTTATGGACTTGCATCAATTGTGCCTATAGTAGGTGGAGGGCTTGTGTGGTTACCATTGGCAGGATATGAATTTTATCTTGGTAATACACATAATGCACTCATTATTGCACTTTATGCTCTTATTGTTTGTGCGGTGTTAATTGATAATATTATTAAGCCTATTTTGATTGGAATTATCAACAAAAAAGTGCTTAAAACTTCTGTGAAAATCAATGAACTTCTTATTTTCTTTGCCATTCTTGCAGGGCTTACAAGTTTTGGATTTTGGGGAATTATACTTGGACCAGCAGTTACAGCACTTTTTATTTCATTACTTAGAATCTATCGCAAACAAACAGCTAAAGAATCCCTCACACCCCATCATCAAGACAAAATAGGCTTATAG
- a CDS encoding menaquinone biosynthesis family protein, whose amino-acid sequence MINVAHSPDADDLFMYYAIVFGWVDSTNLRFSNTAKDIQTLNLDTLQGKYDISAISFALYPLIAQNYALLRTGVSFGNGYGPKLIKKKGKICKKHFKVALSGEHTTNAMIFRIAYPHARIIYKNFLDIEQSVLNDEVDAGVLIHESILNFDKSLEVEAELWDIWQELSADNLPLPLGGMALRRSLPLTTAIECEKILTKAVDVAVNNKKILSEMLLERGIIRVNAKELDIYLNLYANKDSISVNESEIKAIDKLFELGYNAGFYPQMLKTQDYFIPTEYEQLRFS is encoded by the coding sequence ATGATAAATGTCGCACATAGTCCTGATGCAGACGATTTATTTATGTATTATGCTATTGTTTTTGGGTGGGTAGATTCTACAAACTTACGCTTTAGCAACACGGCTAAGGATATTCAAACGCTTAATCTTGACACATTACAGGGAAAATACGATATTAGTGCAATTTCATTTGCTCTTTATCCGCTTATCGCACAAAATTATGCACTTTTACGCACAGGTGTAAGCTTTGGGAATGGGTATGGACCAAAACTTATCAAAAAAAAAGGAAAAATATGCAAAAAACATTTCAAAGTGGCTTTAAGTGGAGAACATACAACAAATGCAATGATTTTTCGTATTGCTTATCCACACGCACGCATTATTTATAAAAACTTCCTTGATATAGAACAAAGCGTGCTTAATGATGAGGTTGATGCAGGGGTGCTCATTCACGAATCAATTTTAAACTTTGATAAAAGTTTAGAAGTAGAAGCGGAGTTATGGGATATTTGGCAAGAACTAAGCGCTGATAACTTACCCCTACCACTTGGAGGTATGGCTTTGCGTCGCTCTCTTCCGCTTACCACCGCTATAGAATGTGAAAAAATACTTACAAAAGCTGTTGATGTTGCTGTCAATAATAAAAAAATTTTAAGTGAAATGCTTCTTGAGAGAGGTATTATCCGCGTAAATGCCAAAGAGCTTGATATTTATCTTAATCTCTATGCTAATAAAGATTCTATCTCTGTGAATGAGAGCGAAATAAAGGCTATAGATAAACTCTTTGAACTAGGCTATAATGCGGGATTTTATCCACAAATGCTTAAAACACAAGATTACTTTATCCCTACTGAATATGAGCAACTCCGCTTTTCATAA
- the eno gene encoding phosphopyruvate hydratase, producing MVYIEAIDAQEVMDSRGNPTVRAAVRLSDGTRAAAIVPSGASTGKREALELRDGDKERYLGKGVLKACANIKTEIAAQLDGVSPYDQSKIDLILKKIDGTENYSELGANATLGVSMAIARASAQSLRLPLYRYLGGSNALTLPTPMLNIINGGSHADNTVDFQEYMIMPLGFDTFAESLRASAEIYHHLKAILKGSGHITSIGDEGGFAPNLKNNEEPIEIILKAIEQAGYKPLDEIAIALDVASSELVDENGMYHLAGEGKVLDSAGMIAYYENLVAKYPIVSIEDGLSEDDWEGWKLLTQKLGNKIQLVGDDLFVTNKKILQEGIEKNIANAILIKPNQIGSVSETMQSVRLAQRNNYKCIMSHRSGESEDTFIADFAVALNTGEIKTGSTARSERIAKYNRLLEIEREISDAEYIGKTLFKR from the coding sequence ATGGTTTATATTGAAGCAATTGATGCACAAGAAGTAATGGATAGTCGTGGAAACCCAACTGTTAGAGCAGCAGTAAGGTTAAGTGATGGCACAAGAGCGGCAGCTATCGTTCCAAGTGGTGCAAGCACTGGTAAAAGAGAAGCCCTTGAATTACGTGATGGCGATAAAGAACGTTATCTTGGTAAAGGCGTGTTGAAAGCCTGTGCAAATATTAAAACTGAAATTGCTGCACAACTTGATGGGGTATCACCTTATGACCAAAGTAAAATTGATTTGATTTTAAAAAAAATTGATGGCACAGAGAATTATTCAGAGCTTGGGGCAAATGCAACTTTAGGCGTGAGTATGGCTATTGCTCGTGCAAGTGCGCAATCTTTGAGGTTACCTCTTTATCGTTATTTAGGTGGGAGTAATGCGCTTACACTTCCTACCCCGATGCTTAATATCATTAATGGTGGTTCTCACGCAGATAATACTGTGGATTTTCAAGAGTATATGATTATGCCTTTGGGTTTTGATACTTTTGCTGAAAGTTTGCGTGCATCAGCTGAAATTTATCATCATCTCAAAGCGATTCTTAAAGGAAGTGGACATATTACAAGCATTGGTGATGAAGGTGGATTCGCCCCTAATTTAAAAAACAATGAAGAGCCCATAGAAATTATTTTAAAGGCTATTGAACAAGCGGGTTATAAGCCGCTTGATGAGATTGCTATTGCACTAGATGTGGCAAGTAGTGAGCTTGTAGATGAGAATGGTATGTATCATTTGGCAGGAGAGGGCAAAGTGCTTGATAGTGCAGGTATGATTGCATATTATGAGAATCTTGTAGCAAAATATCCTATTGTTTCTATTGAAGATGGCTTAAGTGAAGATGATTGGGAGGGTTGGAAACTTCTTACTCAAAAACTTGGCAATAAAATTCAGCTTGTGGGCGATGATTTATTTGTTACAAATAAAAAAATTCTTCAAGAAGGTATTGAAAAAAATATAGCTAATGCAATTTTGATTAAACCTAATCAAATCGGTAGCGTGAGTGAAACAATGCAATCTGTGCGCCTTGCCCAACGTAATAATTATAAGTGCATAATGAGTCATCGTAGTGGGGAGAGTGAAGATACATTTATTGCAGATTTTGCTGTGGCACTTAATACAGGTGAGATTAAAACTGGCTCAACTGCAAGAAGTGAGCGGATTGCAAAATATAATCGTTTGCTTGAAATTGAGCGAGAGATTAGTGATGCGGAATATATTGGAAAAACACTTTTTAAGCGTTAA
- a CDS encoding DegT/DnrJ/EryC1/StrS family aminotransferase: MEFINLKAQYEHHKSEIDSAIQDVLHSSQFIMGKAVEELESHLASYIGAKNAIACSSGTDALILALMALDIKNGDEVITSPFSFIASVEAIMLLGAKPIFVDIDEKTYNLDSTKLESAITKHTKAIIPVAIFGQMADMGAINAIASKHNIPVIEDAAQSFGASQRCDNKILKSCNASILATTSFFPSKPLGCYGDGGAVFTSDNELAQKIRYLLNHGQTKRYEHSFIGLNARLDALQAAVLNVKIKYLDFEIAKRQEIAQIYDENLQNVITPFIQEGNVSAYAQYSIRIQNRAQMIEKLTQAHIPYAVHYPIPLHLQEVVSKVYAHKKGDFPISEAVCNEILSLPFSPFFTSQEQDEVIKAVNG, from the coding sequence ATGGAATTTATCAATCTCAAAGCGCAGTATGAACATCATAAAAGCGAAATTGATAGTGCAATACAAGATGTGTTGCACTCTTCACAATTTATTATGGGAAAGGCTGTTGAGGAATTAGAATCACATCTTGCTTCATATATAGGTGCTAAAAATGCTATTGCGTGCAGTAGCGGGACAGATGCTTTGATTTTAGCTTTAATGGCACTTGATATAAAAAATGGTGATGAGGTAATTACATCTCCATTTAGTTTTATTGCAAGTGTAGAGGCAATTATGCTACTTGGAGCGAAGCCGATATTTGTAGATATTGATGAGAAAACTTATAATCTTGATAGCACAAAGCTCGAAAGTGCCATCACAAAGCATACAAAAGCAATTATTCCTGTGGCTATTTTTGGACAAATGGCTGATATGGGAGCTATAAATGCTATTGCATCAAAGCACAATATTCCTGTCATTGAAGATGCAGCTCAAAGCTTTGGGGCTAGTCAAAGGTGTGATAATAAGATTCTTAAATCTTGCAATGCAAGTATTCTCGCTACTACTAGCTTTTTTCCAAGTAAGCCGCTAGGTTGTTATGGTGATGGAGGAGCAGTTTTTACAAGCGATAATGAATTAGCGCAAAAAATACGTTATTTACTTAACCATGGGCAAACTAAACGTTATGAACATAGCTTTATTGGATTGAATGCACGACTTGATGCACTTCAAGCAGCAGTTCTTAATGTGAAGATTAAATATTTAGATTTTGAAATTGCCAAGCGCCAAGAAATTGCACAGATTTATGATGAAAATCTCCAAAATGTTATTACTCCTTTTATTCAAGAGGGCAATGTGAGTGCTTATGCGCAATATTCAATTCGCATTCAAAACCGAGCTCAAATGATAGAAAAGCTCACTCAAGCTCATATCCCTTATGCAGTGCATTATCCCATTCCATTGCACTTACAAGAGGTTGTAAGCAAGGTTTATGCACATAAAAAGGGCGATTTTCCTATAAGTGAGGCGGTATGCAATGAGATACTTTCTTTGCCTTTTAGCCCATTTTTTACAAGTCAAGAGCAAGATGAAGTGATAAAGGCTGTAAATGGATAA
- a CDS encoding shikimate kinase, which produces MENIVLIGFMGSGKTTIGREIALLGGRFLLDTDQIIEQNMGKSINEIFESVGESGFRRIESQLILWLSANVKNAVIATGGGMPIYNDVAYLGYVFWLDMSFESILKRLTITEQEKRPLFSDISKARQLYNERKSIYKKQSKYIINGDASALEIARKIIECMDKEVQE; this is translated from the coding sequence GTGGAGAATATAGTTTTAATTGGCTTTATGGGAAGCGGTAAAACAACCATAGGGCGAGAAATTGCGTTACTTGGAGGACGTTTTTTGCTTGACACTGACCAAATTATAGAGCAAAATATGGGAAAAAGTATAAACGAAATTTTTGAATCAGTGGGCGAGAGTGGATTTAGACGTATAGAATCCCAACTTATTTTATGGCTTTCCGCTAATGTTAAAAATGCTGTGATTGCTACAGGCGGAGGTATGCCTATTTATAATGATGTAGCATATTTAGGCTATGTGTTTTGGCTTGATATGAGTTTTGAAAGCATTTTAAAGCGATTGACTATTACAGAACAAGAAAAGCGTCCACTTTTTAGTGATATTTCAAAAGCAAGGCAGCTTTATAATGAGCGTAAGAGTATTTATAAAAAACAATCCAAATATATTATCAATGGAGATGCTTCTGCTTTGGAAATTGCACGTAAAATTATAGAATGTATGGATAAAGAGGTGCAAGAATAG
- a CDS encoding AMIN domain-containing protein, whose protein sequence is MKKKMLICVLLFVGMCCANILEARENPFESVITPKLEEHQAPSIHQDPLSSVEFVLPSTARVLKSVQVTYQNLDGSIESKTIQLDESIDWHYPLLIAQKAQGATYNAENRFKLGEFELIINRSSLFIATRKKLLRDFILPKPYRLMLDIEGTKSNESQKIKLGKKYFSDAEISTHEGFYRISIGFDGRYKPVITPQRDGFAITLE, encoded by the coding sequence TTGAAAAAGAAAATGTTAATATGCGTATTATTATTTGTGGGTATGTGTTGTGCAAATATATTAGAAGCAAGAGAGAATCCTTTTGAATCTGTTATTACACCAAAACTTGAAGAACATCAAGCGCCAAGCATACATCAAGATCCACTTTCAAGTGTAGAATTTGTGTTGCCAAGCACTGCAAGAGTGTTAAAAAGTGTGCAGGTAACTTATCAGAATCTTGATGGTTCTATTGAAAGCAAAACTATTCAGCTTGATGAGAGTATAGATTGGCATTATCCTCTACTTATTGCACAAAAAGCACAAGGGGCTACATATAATGCAGAAAATCGTTTTAAGCTTGGTGAATTTGAGCTTATTATTAACAGAAGCAGTCTTTTTATTGCTACGCGTAAAAAATTATTGCGTGATTTTATTTTGCCTAAACCTTATCGACTTATGCTTGATATTGAAGGCACAAAAAGCAATGAAAGCCAGAAAATTAAGCTTGGTAAAAAATATTTTAGTGATGCAGAAATCTCCACACACGAAGGATTCTATAGAATATCTATCGGGTTTGATGGACGTTACAAACCTGTTATTACTCCTCAACGTGATGGTTTTGCGATTACTTTGGAGTAA
- the recA gene encoding recombinase RecA has translation MVDEKRQKAIELALKQIDKAFGKGALVRLGDKQVEKIDSISTGSLGLDMALGIGGVPKGRIIEIYGPESSGKTTLSLQIVAECQRNGGICAFIDAEHALDVYYAKRLGVDTENLLVSQPDTGEQALEILETLTRSGAVDLIVIDSVAALTPKAEIEGDMGDQHVGLQARLMSHALRKITGVLHKMNATLIFINQIRMKIGTMGYGSPETTTGGNALKFYASVRIDVRRVATLKQNDQQIGNRTKAKVVKNKVAPPFREAEFDIMFGEGISKEGEIIDYGIKLDIIDKSGAWLSYNDKKLGQGRENAKIVLKENKSLADEITAKIKEQIGSKDEILPLPDEPETDE, from the coding sequence ATGGTAGATGAAAAAAGGCAAAAAGCGATTGAACTTGCTTTAAAGCAAATTGATAAAGCATTTGGTAAAGGTGCTTTGGTGCGTTTGGGTGATAAGCAAGTTGAAAAAATTGATAGTATTTCTACGGGTTCACTTGGACTTGATATGGCACTTGGAATCGGTGGTGTGCCTAAGGGAAGGATTATTGAGATTTATGGTCCAGAATCCAGCGGTAAAACAACACTTAGCTTACAAATTGTAGCAGAATGTCAAAGAAACGGGGGAATTTGTGCCTTTATTGATGCCGAACACGCTCTTGATGTATATTATGCCAAGCGTTTGGGTGTGGATACAGAGAATCTTCTTGTATCTCAACCTGACACAGGTGAGCAGGCTCTTGAAATTTTAGAAACCCTTACACGTAGTGGTGCAGTGGATTTAATAGTGATTGATTCGGTAGCAGCGCTCACTCCTAAGGCAGAAATTGAAGGAGATATGGGAGATCAGCACGTAGGGCTTCAAGCACGACTTATGAGTCACGCATTGCGCAAAATTACAGGCGTGCTTCACAAGATGAATGCAACATTAATTTTTATTAACCAAATTCGTATGAAAATTGGCACTATGGGGTATGGTAGTCCAGAGACAACTACGGGCGGTAATGCACTCAAGTTTTATGCAAGTGTGCGTATTGATGTGCGCCGTGTTGCTACACTTAAGCAAAATGACCAGCAAATTGGTAATCGCACAAAAGCAAAAGTTGTAAAAAATAAGGTTGCCCCACCTTTCCGCGAAGCAGAATTTGATATTATGTTTGGTGAGGGGATTAGTAAGGAAGGTGAAATTATTGACTATGGTATCAAGCTTGATATTATTGATAAAAGCGGTGCGTGGTTAAGCTATAATGATAAAAAGCTTGGACAAGGGCGTGAGAATGCTAAAATTGTTTTAAAAGAAAACAAATCTCTTGCTGATGAGATTACAGCTAAAATTAAAGAGCAAATTGGCTCAAAGGACGAGATTTTACCTTTGCCTGATGAACCAGAAACTGATGAGTAG
- a CDS encoding Gfo/Idh/MocA family protein: protein MDKPIKIALFGIGKMGQNHLRILSMLKDVEIAFLYDTNQELCQVMSERFGVKILKDIDEDLKSCDGAIIVTPTFTHFDYINKVSDYVKNIFVEKPLTNTLESTQIILTLAKEKSLNIQVGFIERYNPAVLTLKNILTPNTHKIINIDFIRTNKMSSRITDCDVVIDLMIHDIDLALNFNGDVRDIYAHGVVINDMIEYARACIIHTNGSFSNIVASRITEKRRRQISITTNNEYIDCNLLRKEVFVDKQSVEQRLDNVSISANTETIEVRGQESLLSELIDFVSLCKNVPSSLSANRPNQNDGMKAMRIAHQIQDIIHNANR, encoded by the coding sequence ATGGATAAACCTATTAAAATAGCACTTTTTGGCATTGGTAAAATGGGGCAAAATCACCTTAGAATCTTAAGTATGCTTAAAGATGTAGAAATTGCATTTTTGTATGATACAAACCAAGAGCTTTGTCAGGTGATGAGTGAGCGTTTTGGTGTTAAGATACTTAAAGATATTGATGAGGATTTAAAAAGCTGCGATGGGGCAATTATCGTAACACCTACTTTTACACACTTTGATTATATCAATAAAGTGAGTGATTATGTCAAAAATATTTTTGTAGAAAAACCTTTAACCAATACTTTAGAATCTACTCAAATTATTCTCACACTCGCAAAGGAGAAATCACTCAATATTCAAGTAGGCTTTATTGAAAGATATAATCCTGCTGTGCTAACACTTAAAAATATTCTTACTCCAAATACCCATAAAATTATTAATATTGATTTTATTCGCACGAACAAAATGAGTTCGCGTATTACAGATTGTGATGTTGTAATTGATTTGATGATTCACGATATTGACTTGGCATTAAATTTTAATGGTGATGTGCGTGATATTTATGCTCACGGAGTAGTGATTAATGATATGATAGAATATGCAAGAGCGTGTATTATTCATACTAATGGTTCATTTTCTAATATCGTAGCAAGTCGCATTACCGAAAAGCGTAGGCGACAAATTAGCATAACAACCAATAATGAATATATTGATTGCAATTTGCTAAGAAAAGAAGTTTTTGTAGATAAGCAGAGTGTGGAGCAGCGCCTTGATAATGTTTCTATTAGTGCTAATACAGAAACTATTGAAGTTAGAGGACAAGAATCACTATTGTCAGAACTCATTGATTTTGTGAGTTTGTGTAAAAATGTTCCTTCCTCTTTAAGTGCAAATCGCCCCAATCAAAATGATGGTATGAAAGCTATGCGCATTGCTCATCAGATTCAAGATATTATCCATAATGCCAACAGGTAG
- a CDS encoding efflux RND transporter permease subunit produces the protein MLAKIIEFSLKQRMIVVLSAIMLFIFGIYSFFTIPIDAFPDVSSTQVKIILKAPGMAPEEVENRVVRPLELELLGLPNQKSLRSLSKYGIADITLDFNDGTDIYLARNMVNEKLSMAMDDLPSGVSGGLAPIVTPLSDMFMFTIESANDSLSEVQKRQLLDFTIRPALRNIKGVADVNRLGGYAKAIVVVPDFNDMARLGISMSDLQKTLEANLKNDGAGRVSRDGESFLVKIQTASTNIEEIKSIPIITKFGYVRLRNFCDVIESHMTRLGLTTIDGKGETTLGLVLSLKGANSRDAIAEIKVKLEELKAELPQGTELRVFYDRSELTQKAVNNVIKTLAEAVVLIVILLFLFLGDVRAAVAVSVILPLSIAIAFVMMRHYGISANLMSLGGLAIAVGILVDSAVVMVENAFEKLSLTKNSPKLHTIYRSCKEISVSVFSGILIIIIFFVPILTLEGLEGKFFVPLVQTIVFALLGSLTLSMTVIPVVSSFVLKATQHHETKLTQFFHKMYAPMLNFALTKTKLLLVGAACFLVFSFSLFPFIGSAFMPTLQEGDLVLNIESSPSISLEQSRDVILLMQKELLARVPEIKSIVGRTGADEVGLDPAGFNQTDAFISFKPKEQWQAKNMEEVEDKIRDIISEFKGMNIALVQPIDMRISEMLTGVRGDLAIKIFGLEIEKLNELSAQIVDILKDIRGSSEVFTTFNKGVNYLYVTPWHSVMANTGISSDEFTKFMRSSLEGIMVTYIPQGFARIPVIIRQDADIASDITKLKSLQMSSPDGNSVPISSIADIEEIDGPVQIQREQGKRYSVVRSNVIGRDLGGFVEEAKQKINAQVQLPEGYSITYGGQFENQQRANKRLSTVIPLSILAIFFILFFTFKSISLSLLILLNIPFAVTGGFISLFLSGEYISVPASVGFIALFGIAVLNGVVMVGYFLHLLKEGYSIEDTIVIGAKRRLRPVLMTAFIAGLGLIPMLLSTGVGSEVQKPLAIVVLGGLVTSSMLTLLLLPPLFRIVVRKFGV, from the coding sequence ATGCTAGCTAAAATTATAGAATTTTCCCTCAAACAACGTATGATTGTAGTGCTTAGTGCCATTATGCTTTTTATATTTGGCATATATTCATTTTTTACAATCCCCATTGATGCTTTTCCAGATGTATCTTCTACGCAAGTAAAAATCATTCTCAAAGCACCAGGAATGGCACCAGAAGAGGTAGAAAATCGCGTTGTACGTCCGCTTGAGCTTGAACTTCTAGGGCTACCTAATCAAAAGAGTTTGCGTAGTCTTTCAAAATATGGTATTGCAGATATTACACTTGATTTTAATGATGGCACTGATATTTATCTCGCTCGTAATATGGTTAATGAAAAACTCTCTATGGCTATGGATGATTTACCCTCAGGCGTAAGCGGTGGGCTTGCACCGATTGTAACGCCTCTTAGCGATATGTTTATGTTCACCATTGAAAGCGCAAATGATTCTTTATCAGAAGTGCAAAAACGGCAACTCCTTGATTTTACAATCCGCCCTGCTTTGCGTAATATAAAAGGTGTAGCTGATGTTAATCGCTTGGGTGGATATGCTAAGGCGATTGTCGTTGTGCCTGATTTTAATGATATGGCAAGGCTTGGCATTAGTATGAGTGATTTACAAAAAACACTTGAAGCGAATCTCAAAAATGATGGTGCAGGACGTGTATCTCGAGATGGTGAGAGTTTCCTTGTAAAAATACAAACAGCCTCAACAAATATTGAAGAAATTAAAAGTATTCCCATTATTACAAAATTTGGCTATGTGCGTTTAAGAAATTTTTGTGATGTGATTGAAAGCCATATGACTCGACTTGGGCTTACAACTATTGATGGCAAAGGAGAAACAACTCTAGGTTTAGTGCTTTCTCTCAAAGGCGCAAACTCGCGCGATGCAATCGCCGAAATTAAAGTAAAACTAGAAGAACTCAAAGCCGAATTACCTCAAGGCACAGAACTCCGAGTATTTTATGACCGATCCGAACTCACACAAAAAGCAGTCAATAATGTTATCAAAACCCTTGCTGAAGCTGTGGTGCTCATTGTAATTTTGCTCTTTTTATTTTTGGGTGATGTGCGCGCAGCTGTTGCTGTGAGTGTAATTTTGCCCCTTTCCATAGCTATAGCCTTTGTAATGATGCGCCATTATGGCATTTCTGCAAACTTAATGAGTCTTGGCGGACTTGCCATTGCAGTTGGTATTTTAGTAGATTCTGCGGTTGTTATGGTTGAAAATGCCTTTGAAAAACTAAGTCTTACCAAAAACTCGCCAAAGCTCCACACTATTTACCGCTCCTGTAAAGAAATCTCGGTGTCTGTATTCAGCGGGATTCTCATCATTATTATCTTCTTTGTCCCAATTCTTACGCTTGAAGGTTTGGAGGGCAAATTTTTTGTTCCCTTAGTTCAAACGATTGTATTTGCTCTTCTGGGCTCATTAACACTCTCTATGACAGTAATCCCTGTGGTAAGCTCTTTTGTTTTAAAAGCTACTCAACACCACGAGACAAAACTCACACAATTTTTTCATAAGATGTATGCGCCTATGCTCAATTTTGCCCTTACAAAAACAAAACTCTTGCTTGTAGGTGCTGCGTGCTTCCTTGTTTTTAGCTTCTCACTTTTTCCCTTCATCGGAAGCGCTTTTATGCCTACTCTCCAAGAGGGCGACCTTGTGCTTAATATAGAATCTAGCCCCTCTATTTCTTTGGAGCAAAGTCGTGATGTAATACTTTTAATGCAAAAAGAACTCTTAGCGCGTGTGCCAGAGATTAAAAGTATTGTTGGGCGAACAGGAGCTGATGAAGTGGGGCTTGACCCGGCAGGCTTTAACCAAACTGATGCATTTATATCCTTTAAGCCAAAGGAACAATGGCAAGCCAAAAATATGGAAGAAGTAGAAGATAAAATTCGTGATATCATTAGCGAATTTAAAGGTATGAATATTGCTCTTGTGCAACCAATTGATATGAGAATCTCGGAAATGCTTACAGGTGTGCGCGGGGATTTAGCGATTAAAATCTTTGGTTTAGAAATTGAAAAACTCAATGAATTAAGCGCTCAAATTGTAGATATTCTTAAAGACATTCGCGGTTCATCAGAGGTTTTTACTACCTTCAATAAAGGAGTAAATTATCTTTATGTAACACCTTGGCATTCTGTGATGGCAAATACAGGCATCTCTAGTGATGAATTTACAAAATTTATGCGCTCTAGCTTAGAGGGCATTATGGTAACATATATTCCTCAAGGTTTTGCAAGAATCCCCGTCATCATTCGCCAAGATGCTGATATTGCCTCTGATATTACTAAACTTAAAAGCCTACAAATGAGTTCTCCTGATGGCAATTCCGTGCCCATTAGCTCAATAGCCGATATTGAAGAAATTGATGGACCTGTGCAGATTCAAAGAGAACAAGGTAAGCGTTATAGTGTTGTGCGAAGTAATGTGATAGGACGTGATTTGGGTGGTTTTGTTGAAGAAGCAAAACAAAAGATTAATGCGCAAGTGCAATTACCAGAGGGATATTCTATCACTTATGGAGGACAATTTGAGAATCAACAACGTGCGAATAAACGTCTTTCCACAGTTATTCCTTTGAGTATTCTTGCTATCTTTTTTATCCTCTTTTTTACATTTAAGTCTATTTCTCTTTCTTTGCTTATTTTACTCAATATTCCTTTTGCTGTTACGGGTGGCTTTATCTCACTTTTCCTATCAGGTGAATACATTTCTGTCCCTGCATCTGTAGGATTTATCGCACTTTTTGGAATCGCTGTGCTTAATGGTGTAGTAATGGTGGGATATTTCTTGCATCTCCTTAAAGAGGGTTATAGCATTGAGGATACAATTGTTATTGGAGCAAAAAGAAGACTGCGCCCAGTGCTTATGACAGCATTTATCGCTGGACTTGGGCTTATTCCTATGCTTTTATCCACAGGTGTAGGAAGTGAGGTGCAAAAGCCTCTTGCAATCGTAGTCCTAGGTGGGCTTGTAACCTCATCAATGCTTACTCTTCTTCTTTTGCCACCACTTTTTAGAATCGTTGTGCGTAAATTTGGAGTGTAG